A stretch of Miscanthus floridulus cultivar M001 chromosome 13, ASM1932011v1, whole genome shotgun sequence DNA encodes these proteins:
- the LOC136501425 gene encoding uncharacterized protein isoform X2, producing MGRHRGKSKKLNDESDEDGSVGGEEVSVSPTPPKTKRRRGRPAQKPLTADDGTDGVEAEEDKDAGEVEEDADDVAKPAPAVRRAGNDDDDAKGSTAETGAAKKRRRRRARVKRGSDDDLVGEDGVGDGRVRAKSSGFRPNGSRRKSTPRRAAEAGVECK from the coding sequence ATGGGCAGGCATAGAGGGAAGAGCAAGAAACTGAACGACGAATCCGACGAAGACGGCAGCGTCGGCGGCGAGGAGGTGTCCGTGTCCCCCACACCGCCCAAGACGAAGAGGAGGAGGGGAAGGCCGGCTCAGAAGCCTCTCACGGCGGACGACGGCACCGACGGCGTGGAAGCAGAGGAGGACAAGGACGCCGGCGAGGTCGAGGAGGATGCAGACGACGTCGCCAAACCCGCTCCCGCTGTGCGGCGAGCaggcaacgacgacgacgacgccaagggcTCGACGGCTGAGACCGGAGCTGCCAAgaagcggcggcgccggcgggccCGGGTGAAGCGCGGCTCCGACGACGACCTGGTGGGAGAGGACGGCGTCGGGGATGGGCGCGTGAGGGCCAAGTCCAGTGGGTTCCGCCCCAATGGAAGCCGCCGGAAGAGCACTCCCCGGCGAGCCGCCGAGGCTGGAGTGGAATGCAAGTGA
- the LOC136501425 gene encoding uncharacterized protein isoform X3: protein MGRHRGKSKKLNDESDEDGSVGGEEVSVSPTPPKTKRRRGRPAQKPLTADDGTDGVEAEEDKDAGEVEEDADDVAKPAPAVRRAGNDDDDAKGSTAETGAAKKRRRRRARVKRGSDDDLVGEDGVGDGRVRAKSSGFRPNGSRRKSTPRRAAEAGVECK from the exons ATGGGCAGGCATAGAGGGAAGAGCAAGAAACTGAACGACGAATCCGACGAAGACGGCAGCGTCGGCGGCGAGGAGGTGTCCGTGTCCCCCACACCGCCCAAGACGAAGAGGAGGAGGGGAAGGCCGGCTCAGAAGCCTCTCACGGCGGACGACGGCACCGACGGCGTGGAAGCAGAGGAGGACAAGGACGCCGGCGAGGTCGAGGAGGATGCAGACGACGTCGCCAAACCCGCTCCCGCTGTGCGGCGAGCaggcaacgacgacgacgacgccaagggcTCGACGGCTGAGACCGGAGCTGCCAAgaagcggcggcgccggcgggccCGGGTGAAGCGCGGCTCCGACGACGACCTGGTGGGAGAGGACGGCGTCGGGGATGGGCGCGTGAGGGCCAAGTCCAGTGGGTTCCGCCCCAATGGAAGCCGCCGGAAGAGCACTCCCCGGCGAGCCGCCGAGGCTGGAGTGGAATGCAA atga
- the LOC136501425 gene encoding uncharacterized protein isoform X1 yields the protein MGRHRGKSKKLNDESDEDGSVGGEEVSVSPTPPKTKRRRGRPAQKPLTADDGTDGVEAEEDKDAGEVEEDADDVAKPAPAVRRAGNDDDDAKGSTAETGAAKKRRRRRARVKRGSDDDLVGEDGVGDGRVRAKSSGFRPNGSRRKSTPRRAAEAGVECKIANREPSRHTRGARGAARGAAAGSARSQRGGH from the exons ATGGGCAGGCATAGAGGGAAGAGCAAGAAACTGAACGACGAATCCGACGAAGACGGCAGCGTCGGCGGCGAGGAGGTGTCCGTGTCCCCCACACCGCCCAAGACGAAGAGGAGGAGGGGAAGGCCGGCTCAGAAGCCTCTCACGGCGGACGACGGCACCGACGGCGTGGAAGCAGAGGAGGACAAGGACGCCGGCGAGGTCGAGGAGGATGCAGACGACGTCGCCAAACCCGCTCCCGCTGTGCGGCGAGCaggcaacgacgacgacgacgccaagggcTCGACGGCTGAGACCGGAGCTGCCAAgaagcggcggcgccggcgggccCGGGTGAAGCGCGGCTCCGACGACGACCTGGTGGGAGAGGACGGCGTCGGGGATGGGCGCGTGAGGGCCAAGTCCAGTGGGTTCCGCCCCAATGGAAGCCGCCGGAAGAGCACTCCCCGGCGAGCCGCCGAGGCTGGAGTGGAATGCAA gatcgcaaaccgagaacccagtcgtcatacccgaggagcccgaggagcagctcgaggtgcagccgcaggaagtgcccgaagccaacgaggaggacattga